From one Streptomyces spiramyceticus genomic stretch:
- a CDS encoding N-6 DNA methylase — protein MEQLDLFGAAEQPKIPATFAARPTSRIADLPPAPPPVTIKPVVSEPRRPEPKPTEETSRKAKPRRYVPTERNDHAAAVALAEAVSAAWHGAHGGEDIKIPIGTVAAIALWPLKGPDAPLLADWWLALGDADLITAFSECWSYWWITRPDLIDRAMPLHAWLQDEHPPRRRAQAIRAVVEAAIKNGLLHLTGSENPYFNATSDILGTLITVMRSAGAANALAEYHTPPEVSEMMAHLLLDDMDVKPGMTFDEPTSGTGGMFRAAAQVLRHSNLDPADFVWSMTDIDPLAAAGAAVNAILWGLGPNVVVAGGDVLHQANPTGQALKERREAYERRDELRGQAAVLAAIRKAEALLETVEHAT, from the coding sequence GTGGAACAACTCGACCTGTTCGGCGCGGCCGAACAACCCAAGATCCCCGCCACATTCGCCGCCCGCCCGACCAGTCGCATCGCCGACCTCCCGCCGGCGCCCCCGCCCGTCACCATCAAGCCGGTGGTCTCCGAACCTCGCCGCCCGGAACCCAAGCCCACCGAAGAGACCTCGCGTAAAGCCAAACCACGCAGGTACGTGCCGACCGAGCGAAATGATCACGCCGCCGCCGTCGCCCTGGCGGAAGCGGTCAGCGCGGCATGGCACGGAGCACACGGGGGAGAAGACATCAAGATCCCCATCGGTACCGTCGCGGCCATCGCCCTGTGGCCTCTCAAAGGGCCGGACGCGCCGCTCCTTGCCGACTGGTGGCTCGCCCTCGGCGACGCCGACCTCATCACCGCATTCAGCGAATGCTGGTCGTACTGGTGGATCACGAGGCCGGACCTCATCGACAGGGCCATGCCGCTCCACGCGTGGCTCCAGGACGAGCACCCTCCACGTCGCCGAGCACAAGCGATCCGCGCCGTCGTGGAGGCGGCGATCAAGAACGGGCTGCTCCACCTGACCGGCAGTGAGAACCCGTACTTCAACGCCACCTCCGACATACTCGGCACGCTCATCACCGTCATGCGATCAGCCGGAGCAGCCAACGCCCTCGCTGAGTACCACACGCCTCCCGAAGTCAGCGAGATGATGGCTCACCTCCTCCTCGACGACATGGACGTCAAGCCGGGAATGACCTTCGATGAGCCGACAAGCGGTACCGGCGGGATGTTCCGCGCGGCGGCGCAGGTGCTGCGCCACAGCAACCTGGACCCCGCCGACTTCGTCTGGAGCATGACCGACATCGACCCTTTGGCTGCCGCCGGAGCTGCGGTCAACGCCATCCTGTGGGGACTTGGGCCGAACGTGGTCGTCGCAGGCGGAGACGTGCTGCACCAGGCCAACCCCACCGGCCAGGCCCTGAAGGAACGGCGCGAGGCGTACGAACGCCGGGACGAGCTGCGCGGGCAAGCCGCCGTCCTGGCAGCGATACGCAAGGCCGAGGCGCTGCTGGAGACGGTCGAGCATGCCACCTGA
- a CDS encoding acyl-CoA synthetase — protein MATSSVPAPSPALFPALRSGSDRTALRFGDRTLTYAGLASLASSLAARIAGAGRVAVWATPSLETAVGVVAALLAGVPAVPLNPKTGERELAHIVADSAPSVVLTAPGYELPMALGRLRRIDVDTVADGSPAPLPDEPPTESPALIVYTSGTTGPPKGAVLPRRAIAATLDALEDAWEWTADDVLVHGLPLFHVHGLILGILGPLRRGGEVRHLGRFDVAGVTRELSAGATMLFGVPTMYHRLAEALDDDRELAKALAGARLLVSGSAALPLHDHERIAAATGRRVVERYGMTETLMLCSSTPASAGPDGESRAGTVGVPLPGVELRLVDEAGADITAYDGETIGEIQVRGPNLFTEYLNRPDATEAAFDGSWFRTGDMATRDADGHVRIVGRKATDLIKSGGYKIGAGEVENALLEHPGVREAAVTGEPDEDLGERVVAWIVATDPGSPPSEQELADHVAAQLAPHKRPRAVRLLESLPRNDMGKVMKRALGG, from the coding sequence ATGGCTACCTCCTCGGTTCCCGCCCCGTCTCCCGCCCTCTTTCCCGCCCTCCGCTCAGGCTCCGACCGGACGGCTCTGCGGTTCGGCGACCGCACGCTGACGTACGCCGGACTGGCCTCGCTCGCGAGCAGCCTGGCGGCCCGTATCGCCGGTGCCGGGCGGGTCGCCGTCTGGGCCACGCCGAGTCTGGAGACGGCGGTGGGGGTGGTCGCGGCGCTGCTGGCCGGGGTGCCCGCCGTGCCGCTCAACCCGAAGACCGGGGAGCGGGAGCTCGCGCACATCGTGGCGGACAGTGCGCCGTCGGTGGTGCTGACCGCGCCCGGCTACGAACTTCCCATGGCACTGGGCAGGTTGCGGCGTATCGACGTCGACACGGTGGCGGACGGTTCACCGGCGCCCCTGCCGGACGAGCCGCCGACCGAATCCCCTGCCCTGATCGTCTACACCTCGGGCACGACGGGCCCGCCGAAGGGCGCGGTCCTGCCGCGCCGCGCCATAGCGGCGACGCTGGACGCGCTGGAGGACGCCTGGGAGTGGACGGCGGACGACGTGCTGGTGCACGGGCTGCCGCTGTTCCACGTACACGGGCTGATCCTGGGCATCCTGGGCCCGCTGCGGCGCGGCGGCGAGGTGCGTCACCTGGGCAGGTTCGACGTGGCGGGTGTCACGCGGGAGCTCTCGGCGGGCGCCACGATGCTCTTCGGCGTGCCGACGATGTACCACCGGCTGGCCGAAGCGCTGGACGACGACCGTGAGTTGGCGAAGGCGCTGGCGGGGGCGCGGCTGCTGGTTTCCGGGTCGGCGGCGCTGCCCCTGCACGACCACGAGCGGATCGCGGCGGCGACCGGCCGCCGGGTCGTCGAGCGGTACGGCATGACCGAGACCCTGATGCTGTGCTCCTCCACTCCGGCGAGCGCCGGGCCCGACGGCGAGTCGCGCGCGGGCACGGTCGGCGTCCCGCTCCCGGGCGTGGAACTGCGGCTGGTCGACGAAGCGGGCGCGGACATCACGGCGTACGACGGCGAGACCATCGGCGAGATCCAGGTGCGCGGCCCGAACCTCTTCACGGAGTACCTGAACCGGCCCGATGCCACGGAGGCGGCCTTCGACGGCAGCTGGTTCCGTACGGGCGACATGGCGACCAGGGACGCCGACGGCCACGTACGCATCGTGGGGCGCAAGGCCACGGACCTGATCAAGAGCGGCGGTTACAAGATCGGTGCGGGCGAGGTCGAGAACGCGCTGCTGGAGCATCCGGGGGTGCGGGAAGCGGCAGTGACGGGTGAGCCGGACGAGGACTTGGGCGAGCGTGTGGTGGCGTGGATCGTGGCGACGGACCCCGGGTCTCCGCCCTCGGAGCAGGAATTGGCCGACCATGTGGCGGCGCAACTGGCCCCGCACAAGCGCCCGCGCGCGGTCCGCCTGCTGGAGTCGCTGCCTCGCAACGACATGGGCAAGGTGATGAAGCGGGCGCTGGGCGGTTAG
- a CDS encoding LutB/LldF family L-lactate oxidation iron-sulfur protein, whose protein sequence is MTDSNNVVWLGAPSFPDAAREALADTQLRTNLRKATGTIRDKRLAVTAELDDWEQLRTAGKALKRRTLRHLDHHLVRLEEAVTKAGGQVHWAADAAEANRIVTALVKATGQTEVVKVKSMVTQEIALNEALAEEGVSAYETDLAELIVQLGDDRPSHILVPAIHRNRAEIRDIFRREMGKWGRPAPEGLTDRPRDLAEAARLHLREKFLRAKVAVSGANFAAADTGTVGVVESEGNGRMCLTLPETLITVMGIEKVLPSFEDLEVFLQLLPRSSTGERMNPYTSMWTGTTEGDGPQDFHLVLLDNGRTATLKDTVGRQALACIRCSACLNVCPVYERTGGHAYGSVYPGPIGAVLTPQLVGVEHAESLPFASTLCGACYDACPVKINIPEVLVHLRAEVVEAKRAKGRVPTPEALVMKAAASVLSSPVKLSAVQRLAHPAARLVSRRGTIGNLPGPLGRWTRTRDTAVPPKESLRAWWRRTRGGREGSK, encoded by the coding sequence GTGACCGACAGCAACAACGTCGTCTGGCTCGGCGCCCCGTCCTTCCCGGACGCCGCCCGCGAGGCCCTCGCCGACACCCAGCTGCGCACCAACCTGCGCAAGGCCACCGGCACCATCCGCGACAAACGGCTCGCCGTCACCGCCGAACTCGACGACTGGGAGCAGCTGCGCACTGCGGGCAAGGCCCTCAAGCGCCGCACCCTCCGCCACCTCGACCACCACCTCGTGCGTCTGGAGGAGGCCGTCACGAAAGCGGGCGGCCAGGTCCACTGGGCGGCCGACGCCGCCGAGGCGAACCGCATCGTCACCGCCCTGGTCAAAGCGACGGGCCAGACCGAGGTCGTCAAGGTCAAGTCCATGGTCACCCAGGAGATCGCACTCAACGAAGCCCTCGCCGAGGAAGGCGTCTCCGCGTACGAGACCGATCTCGCCGAGCTCATCGTGCAGCTCGGCGACGACCGCCCCTCCCACATCCTCGTCCCCGCCATCCACCGCAACCGGGCCGAGATCCGCGACATCTTCCGGCGCGAAATGGGGAAGTGGGGGCGACCCGCCCCCGAAGGCCTCACCGACCGCCCCCGCGACCTCGCAGAGGCCGCGCGCCTTCATCTGCGCGAGAAGTTCCTGCGCGCCAAGGTCGCCGTCTCCGGCGCCAATTTCGCCGCCGCCGACACCGGCACGGTCGGCGTCGTCGAGTCCGAGGGCAACGGCCGGATGTGCCTCACGCTGCCCGAGACGCTGATCACCGTCATGGGGATCGAGAAGGTGCTGCCGTCCTTCGAGGATCTGGAGGTCTTTCTCCAGTTGCTGCCGCGCTCGTCGACGGGCGAGCGCATGAACCCGTACACCAGCATGTGGACGGGCACGACCGAAGGCGACGGGCCGCAGGACTTCCACCTCGTCCTGCTCGACAACGGCCGTACGGCCACGCTGAAGGACACCGTCGGCCGCCAGGCACTCGCCTGCATCCGCTGCTCGGCCTGCCTCAATGTCTGCCCGGTGTACGAGCGGACCGGCGGCCACGCCTACGGATCGGTCTACCCCGGCCCGATCGGCGCCGTCCTGACCCCGCAGCTCGTCGGCGTCGAGCACGCCGAGTCGCTGCCGTTCGCCTCGACGCTGTGCGGAGCCTGCTACGACGCCTGCCCGGTGAAGATCAATATCCCGGAGGTGCTGGTGCATCTGCGGGCGGAGGTGGTGGAGGCCAAGCGTGCCAAGGGCCGGGTCCCGACCCCGGAAGCCCTGGTCATGAAGGCCGCCGCGTCCGTGCTCTCCTCGCCCGTCAAACTGTCCGCCGTCCAGCGCCTCGCGCACCCCGCCGCCCGCCTGGTCTCCCGGCGCGGAACCATCGGCAACCTGCCCGGGCCACTCGGCCGCTGGACGCGGACCCGTGACACAGCCGTGCCGCCGAAGGAATCGCTGCGGGCGTGGTGGCGCCGGACGCGCGGCGGAAGGGAAGGTTCCAAGTGA
- a CDS encoding DNA cytosine methyltransferase produces MNRVIDMLCGAGGSSTGLVEAGYELILGINHWQLAIDTHAANHPNADHLTIDISGLPMRHLPKADVLWASVICTEISPAGGRRRESKQLDLLDQLDDEQKHDWDALTKEAFERTRVTAWCVVRAAEAKRFKAVIVENVIEFASDWLLFPVWLDAMEKLGYRVQIVSVSSAHVGDEVNLRAPQWRDRLYCVFTRKSMRKPDLEPRPPAYCPSCGEDVPAVQSWFQSNVRVGKYRRDYDYRCPQSRCGRTVVEPYVRPAADIINWQDIGTRIGDRKKPLVPTTMARIAAGLVKFPHRPSSITLTHGRDGTDRAYAVEDRPLPTRTAKQGDALLVPTGGSWNTEPAPVDVPLRTRLTRESEALVTTKPFIVEFRRNSTSNPVTNPMAGITAKGNHHGLVVPDTAPSQETGRNTLVIPYRKSSPKTAAESVHTLSTRDSAALVRSAPAIEDCYFRMLKPREQLLGQRFPEKYVVYGNQAEQTMQAGNAVSCNVARWIGERLKPVL; encoded by the coding sequence GTGAACAGAGTCATCGACATGCTGTGCGGCGCCGGCGGCAGCAGCACCGGCCTCGTTGAAGCCGGTTACGAACTCATCCTCGGCATCAACCACTGGCAGCTCGCCATCGACACCCACGCTGCCAACCACCCCAACGCCGACCACCTCACCATCGACATATCCGGCCTGCCCATGCGGCATCTGCCGAAGGCGGACGTGCTGTGGGCCTCCGTCATCTGCACCGAGATCAGCCCCGCGGGCGGCCGCCGACGCGAGAGCAAGCAGCTCGATCTCCTCGACCAGCTCGACGACGAGCAGAAGCACGACTGGGACGCTCTCACCAAGGAAGCGTTCGAACGCACGCGGGTGACCGCATGGTGCGTTGTACGCGCCGCCGAAGCGAAGCGGTTCAAGGCAGTCATCGTCGAGAACGTCATCGAGTTCGCGAGCGACTGGCTCCTCTTCCCGGTGTGGCTCGACGCCATGGAGAAGCTCGGCTACCGGGTCCAGATCGTGTCCGTCAGCAGCGCGCACGTCGGCGACGAGGTCAACCTGCGAGCCCCGCAGTGGCGCGACCGCCTGTACTGCGTCTTCACCCGCAAGTCCATGCGCAAGCCCGATCTGGAGCCGCGTCCCCCCGCGTACTGCCCCTCCTGCGGCGAGGATGTGCCCGCCGTCCAGAGCTGGTTCCAGAGCAATGTCCGCGTCGGTAAGTACCGCCGCGACTATGACTACCGATGCCCGCAGAGCCGGTGCGGCAGGACCGTCGTCGAGCCGTACGTAAGACCAGCTGCCGACATCATCAACTGGCAGGACATCGGCACCCGCATCGGCGACCGCAAGAAGCCCCTCGTGCCGACCACCATGGCGCGCATCGCGGCAGGGCTCGTGAAGTTCCCCCACCGTCCCAGCTCCATCACACTCACGCACGGCAGGGACGGCACCGACCGCGCCTACGCAGTCGAGGACCGCCCCCTGCCCACCCGGACCGCGAAGCAGGGTGACGCACTACTCGTGCCCACCGGCGGTAGCTGGAACACCGAACCGGCGCCGGTCGACGTGCCACTGCGCACGCGCCTCACTCGCGAGAGCGAAGCCCTCGTCACCACCAAGCCGTTCATCGTCGAGTTCCGCAGGAACTCCACCTCCAACCCGGTAACCAACCCCATGGCCGGCATCACCGCCAAGGGCAACCACCACGGCCTGGTCGTGCCCGACACCGCGCCGTCACAGGAGACCGGCCGCAACACCCTCGTCATCCCCTACCGCAAGTCATCCCCCAAGACCGCCGCCGAATCCGTACACACCTTGTCGACCCGCGACTCGGCCGCCCTCGTGCGCAGCGCGCCCGCCATCGAGGACTGCTACTTCCGGATGCTCAAGCCCCGCGAGCAGCTGCTCGGCCAGAGGTTCCCGGAGAAGTACGTCGTCTACGGCAACCAGGCCGAACAGACCATGCAGGCCGGAAACGCCGTCAGTTGCAACGTCGCGCGGTGGATCGGCGAGCGCCTCAAGCCGGTCCTGTGA
- a CDS encoding GAF domain-containing protein, with the protein MLLEAVLNVATEVELRTTLQHIVDTATELAGARYGALGVVDPERGGVTELFTSGIDEDTRARIGRLPDGRTGLIGHLIQEPRPLLVPDIAADVRSSGVPPGHPEMHSFVGVPIQVHTQVFGNLYLTEKQGGERSGRRGERRSGSRGGEQGGEAPPYWGFTTEDLAMLRVLASQAGIAIGNARLYETARRRERWIEGADAVTTALLTGESATDALNTVAERARILADASAGVVLQPTADGGMEIVAASTLDDPADLIGTVIEAGSPVLEQLLGGEPVFIEDSATDARMTTHVRSRFGPSMMLPLQSGGKLIGTLALPRRRGGVPYTAVDRLLASQFASQAALALVLADSRHDRERLAVFEDRDRIARDLHDLVVQRLFATEMMLESTRRRAAAADMDELLGAAIDELDSTIQEVRTTIFALQQPPAEAPSTFRGRVLRETSGAAALLGFQPSVHFVGAVDALVTAPVARRLLTALRGALAAAHRRVGVTAVEVTVEVREGVVRLVVTDDGRREDGDEGEGEGEGGTTFRWEAAL; encoded by the coding sequence CATCGTGGACACCGCGACCGAGCTGGCCGGGGCGCGGTACGGCGCGCTCGGGGTGGTGGATCCCGAACGCGGTGGTGTCACGGAGCTGTTCACCTCGGGCATCGACGAGGACACGCGGGCCCGCATCGGACGACTCCCCGACGGGCGTACCGGCCTGATCGGCCACCTCATCCAGGAACCCCGGCCGCTGCTCGTCCCCGACATCGCGGCCGACGTTCGCTCGTCGGGTGTGCCGCCGGGGCACCCCGAGATGCATTCCTTCGTCGGGGTGCCGATCCAGGTGCACACGCAGGTCTTCGGCAACCTCTATCTGACGGAGAAGCAGGGCGGGGAGCGGAGCGGAAGGCGGGGCGAAAGGCGGAGCGGGAGCAGGGGCGGCGAGCAGGGCGGGGAAGCTCCCCCGTACTGGGGGTTCACTACCGAAGACCTGGCAATGCTGCGCGTCCTCGCCTCGCAGGCGGGCATCGCGATCGGCAACGCCCGCCTGTACGAGACGGCCCGCCGGCGGGAGCGCTGGATCGAGGGGGCAGACGCCGTCACCACCGCCCTCCTCACCGGCGAGAGTGCCACCGACGCGCTGAACACGGTGGCCGAACGGGCCCGTATCCTCGCCGACGCCTCGGCGGGCGTCGTCCTCCAGCCCACCGCGGACGGCGGCATGGAGATCGTCGCGGCCTCCACGCTCGACGACCCGGCCGATCTCATCGGCACGGTCATCGAGGCCGGCAGTCCGGTTCTGGAACAACTACTGGGCGGGGAACCGGTGTTCATCGAGGACTCGGCGACCGATGCCCGGATGACCACGCACGTACGCTCACGATTCGGCCCGAGCATGATGCTGCCGCTGCAGAGCGGCGGCAAGCTGATCGGCACGCTCGCCCTGCCGCGGCGGCGCGGCGGCGTCCCGTACACGGCGGTCGACCGGCTGCTCGCCTCGCAGTTCGCTTCGCAGGCGGCGCTCGCGCTGGTCCTCGCGGACAGCAGGCACGACCGGGAGCGGCTCGCGGTCTTCGAGGACCGCGACCGGATCGCACGTGACCTGCACGATCTCGTCGTACAGCGGCTGTTCGCCACCGAGATGATGCTGGAGTCCACCCGGCGGCGGGCCGCCGCAGCCGATATGGACGAGCTGCTGGGCGCGGCAATCGACGAACTCGACTCGACCATTCAGGAGGTACGGACGACGATCTTCGCCCTCCAACAGCCACCGGCGGAAGCGCCGTCCACCTTCCGGGGCCGTGTCCTGCGCGAGACGTCGGGCGCGGCGGCGCTGCTGGGCTTCCAGCCGTCGGTGCACTTCGTGGGCGCGGTGGACGCGCTGGTGACGGCACCGGTGGCCCGTCGGCTGCTGACCGCCCTGCGCGGCGCTTTGGCGGCGGCGCACCGGCGGGTGGGGGTGACGGCGGTGGAGGTGACGGTCGAGGTGCGGGAGGGGGTGGTGCGGCTTGTGGTCACGGACGATGGGCGGCGGGAGGACGGGGATGAGGGTGAGGGGGAGGGGGAGGGCGGGACGACCTTCAGGTGGGAGGCGGCGCTGTGA
- a CDS encoding (Fe-S)-binding protein, translating into MRIALFITCFNDTMFPDTGKAVVSLLERLGHTVEFPQAQACCGQMHFNTGYRPETLPMVRRFADVFAQGEYDAVVAPSGSCVGMVRDYHRVVAEQYGDSALVEQVEAVTPKVYELSELLVDVLGVTDVGAHFPHRVTYHPTCHSLRMLRVGDRPLQLLRAVSGIDLVELPAADSCCGFGGTFALKNADTSNAMLADKMRAVLDTRADVLTAGDNSCLMHIGGGLNRLRTGVGTRHLAEILASTEGTTGP; encoded by the coding sequence ATGAGAATCGCTCTGTTCATCACCTGCTTCAACGACACGATGTTTCCGGATACGGGAAAGGCGGTGGTCTCGCTCCTTGAGCGCCTGGGCCACACCGTCGAGTTCCCGCAGGCCCAGGCCTGCTGCGGCCAGATGCACTTCAACACCGGCTACCGCCCCGAGACGCTCCCGATGGTCCGCCGCTTCGCCGACGTCTTCGCGCAGGGCGAGTACGACGCCGTGGTCGCCCCCTCCGGATCGTGCGTCGGGATGGTTCGCGACTACCACCGCGTCGTCGCGGAGCAGTACGGCGACAGCGCGCTCGTCGAGCAAGTGGAAGCGGTGACCCCCAAGGTGTACGAGCTGTCCGAGCTGCTCGTCGACGTACTCGGCGTCACCGACGTCGGCGCACACTTCCCGCACCGCGTCACCTACCACCCCACCTGCCACAGCCTGCGCATGCTCCGCGTCGGTGACCGCCCGCTCCAGCTCCTGCGCGCGGTCAGCGGCATCGACCTGGTCGAGCTGCCCGCCGCCGACAGCTGCTGCGGCTTCGGCGGTACGTTCGCGCTCAAGAACGCCGACACCTCGAACGCCATGCTCGCCGACAAGATGCGCGCCGTACTCGACACCCGCGCCGACGTCCTGACGGCAGGCGACAACTCCTGCCTCATGCACATCGGCGGCGGCCTGAACCGGCTGCGTACGGGCGTAGGCACCCGCCACCTCGCCGAAATCCTCGCCTCGACGGAAGGGACGACCGGACCGTGA
- a CDS encoding LutC/YkgG family protein produces MTTRDTVLGRIRAALADVPASEGPDDVPVPRDYRRSHAEPDAVAQFAARVADYRATVTRTTDADARVTVAARLAARGLRTLVVPDGFPAGLLPEGGGWTVLRDEPPLSVAELDAAEGVLTTAALGIAVTGTIVLDAGPGQGRRALTLLPDYHLCVVREDQIAGDVPEALGRVDARAPLTWISGPSATSDIELDRVEGVHGPRTLDVIVVGGE; encoded by the coding sequence GTGACCACGCGCGACACCGTTCTGGGCAGGATCCGGGCGGCCCTCGCCGACGTACCGGCGTCCGAGGGCCCCGACGACGTACCCGTACCGCGCGACTACCGCCGCTCGCACGCCGAGCCGGACGCGGTGGCGCAGTTCGCCGCGCGCGTCGCGGACTACCGGGCGACGGTGACGCGTACGACCGACGCCGACGCCCGCGTGACCGTCGCCGCCCGCCTGGCCGCGCGCGGCCTGCGCACCCTCGTCGTCCCGGACGGCTTCCCGGCCGGGCTGCTTCCCGAGGGCGGCGGATGGACGGTACTGCGGGACGAGCCACCGCTGTCGGTGGCCGAACTCGACGCGGCGGAGGGCGTGTTGACGACGGCAGCGCTCGGGATCGCGGTAACCGGCACGATCGTCCTCGACGCGGGGCCGGGCCAGGGCCGCAGGGCTCTCACGCTCCTCCCGGACTACCACCTGTGCGTCGTACGGGAGGACCAGATCGCCGGCGACGTTCCCGAGGCACTCGGGCGCGTCGACGCGAGGGCGCCGCTGACCTGGATTTCCGGGCCTTCCGCTACGAGCGACATCGAACTCGACCGCGTGGAGGGCGTGCACGGTCCGCGCACCCTCGACGTCATCGTCGTAGGGGGCGAGTAG
- a CDS encoding PIN domain-containing protein — MIILDTCTIRSAGLRSSSADLLRTIRRSGVERVAVPWIAMEELAAQKSIEYLAASETAIRALEALEKASPWDVPKVGALDPEGVREHWRQQWGEIVTVLPTSLAAMQKAMMREANVLPPCKLKTDGSKNAKPVKIGGRDAAIWLTAVEYAREHPDETVYFVSENHKDFTDGVSGYPYPMDQDLDGIEGRFVHLTSLNDLVARFAKPTDVDEARVAAACDLPDVQEVVADDAYSRWTMLFDPYAPGFECTWASPEGSHTGWASGWLDLSGVKVRRTSLTDVNAYRIGDHVWATANVGWELGGFTLLDEDEFVHAVTHYDTRVLVSLQDGDTALTVIRGDKPRAVDYDISTRGEGEPIDGGRMKRALNRLQSHIEESLMLTLDQLVRDYRDQPSTARLRNLLIRALNERGPGVTRLDADG; from the coding sequence TTGATCATTCTCGATACCTGCACTATCCGGAGCGCCGGCCTGCGCTCCAGCAGCGCCGACCTCCTGCGCACCATCCGTCGGTCAGGCGTCGAACGCGTCGCTGTCCCCTGGATCGCGATGGAGGAACTGGCTGCACAGAAGTCCATCGAGTACCTCGCGGCGTCAGAGACGGCCATCCGGGCCCTGGAGGCCCTGGAGAAAGCCAGTCCCTGGGACGTGCCCAAGGTTGGGGCCCTTGACCCGGAGGGCGTCCGGGAGCACTGGCGCCAGCAGTGGGGTGAAATCGTGACGGTCCTCCCGACCAGCCTCGCCGCCATGCAAAAGGCGATGATGCGGGAGGCCAACGTCCTTCCGCCGTGCAAGCTGAAGACCGACGGGTCCAAGAACGCCAAGCCGGTGAAGATCGGCGGCCGGGACGCGGCGATCTGGCTCACAGCCGTTGAGTACGCCCGGGAGCACCCGGACGAGACGGTGTACTTCGTCAGCGAGAACCACAAGGACTTCACCGACGGTGTCTCTGGCTACCCGTACCCCATGGATCAGGACCTCGACGGCATCGAGGGCCGGTTCGTACACCTGACGAGCCTCAACGACCTCGTCGCCCGCTTCGCTAAGCCGACAGACGTCGACGAGGCACGTGTGGCGGCGGCGTGCGACCTGCCCGACGTGCAAGAAGTCGTCGCGGACGATGCTTACAGCCGCTGGACCATGCTCTTCGATCCCTACGCTCCCGGATTCGAATGCACGTGGGCCAGCCCGGAGGGCAGCCACACGGGATGGGCCAGCGGCTGGTTGGACCTAAGCGGGGTGAAGGTTCGGCGCACGTCCCTCACCGACGTGAACGCCTACCGGATCGGCGATCACGTGTGGGCGACCGCCAACGTCGGCTGGGAACTGGGCGGGTTCACGCTGCTCGACGAGGACGAGTTCGTCCATGCCGTCACCCACTACGACACACGCGTCCTGGTGTCTCTCCAGGACGGGGACACGGCCCTGACGGTCATCCGCGGTGACAAGCCGCGCGCTGTCGACTACGACATCAGCACGCGCGGGGAGGGGGAGCCCATCGACGGCGGGCGGATGAAGAGGGCGCTCAACAGGCTCCAGTCCCACATAGAGGAGAGTCTGATGCTGACGCTGGACCAACTGGTGCGTGACTATCGGGACCAGCCCAGCACAGCCCGGCTCCGCAACCTTCTGATCCGCGCCCTGAACGAGCGCGGCCCGGGTGTCACGCGCCTGGATGCTGACGGCTAG